The Rhodanobacter sp. LX-99 genome segment CCGCCTGGCCAGCACCGACGGGGTGCCGGCGATGTACATGCGGCTGGTGTCGCCGTGCCAGCCGTCCTTGATCACGGTAACGTCGAGGTTGACGATGTCGCCGTCCCTGAGCACCTTGCCCTCGTTCGGGATGCCATGGCAGATCACGTGGTTGACCGAGGTGCACAGGGTCTTGGGGAAGCCGTGGTAGCCGACGTTGGCGGGGATCGCCTTCTGCACGTTGACGATGTGCTCGTAGGCGCGCCGGTCCAGCTCCTCGGTGGTGACGCCGGGCTTGACGTACTCCTTGAGCATCGCCAGCACTTCGGCCGCCAGCTTGCCGGCGACGCGCATGCCTTCGAGGTCTTCGGGGGATTTCAGGGTAATGGCCATGTGTTCCACTCATATGGCGGCAGAAGTCCTTGAAATCCAGCAACTTGCCGCGCCGCCGGCATACCGGCTACAATTTCGGAGTTTTGCAGGGCTGACGTGTCCGTTTCGTGGTCGGCCGGCGCAAAGCGAACCGGGATTGTAACCCGCAGCGGTACAACACCCAAACCAACGCCACACACGCATCGGCACCGCCTTCGGGGTGCTGCGGCACGCCCACCAAAAATCGGGCCAGTCGCGGTCGAAGCCGGGGATGCGTGGAGGTCCCAACCCCCGGGCTCGTCGAGCCCATACAATTCGGAGTTACACCATGGCCCAAGTCACCATGCGCCAGATGCTCGAAGCGGGCGTCCATTTCGGTCACCAGACCCGTTACTGGAACCCCAAGATGGCCCCGTACATCTTCGGCGCCCGCGGCAAGATCCACATCATCAACCTCGAAAAGACCCTGCCGCTGTTCACCGACGCGATGAACTTCCTGTCGGGCCTGGCGCAGAAGCGCGGCACCATCCTGTTCGTCGGCACCAAGCGTTCGGCCCGCGAGCCGCTGGCTGAGGAAGCTGCGCGCGCCGGCATGCCGTTCGTCACCTCGCGCTGGCTCGGCGGCATGCTGACCAACTTCCGCACCGTGAAGCAGTCCGTTTCGCGCCTGAAGGAACTGGAAGCGGCCGAGACCGACGGTTCGTTCGACAAGCTGGTCAAGCACGAAGTGCTGGCCCGCCGCCGCGAGCGCGAGAAGCTGCAGGCCTCGCTGGGCGGCATCAAGGACATGAACCGCCTGCCTGATGCCTTGTTCGTGATCGACATCGGCCACGAAGACATCGCCGTGCAGGAAGCCAAGAAGCTCGGCATTCCGGTGATCGCCGTGGTCGACACCAACTACAACCCGGAACTGGTCGACTACGCGATCCCGGGCAACGACGACGCGATCCGCGCGATCCAGCTGTACGCCCGTGCCGCCGCCGACTCGATCCTCGAAGGCAAGGCTGCCGCGCCGGCCGCCGCCCAGGGCGACGCGAACGACTTCGTCGAGCTGGACGAGGAAGGCAACCCGGTCGCCAAGATCGATCGCAAGCCGGCCCCGCGCCGCGACGCCGCCCCGCGCAAGAGCGCCCCGCGCCGCGACGGCGGCCGTGACGGCGGCCGCGGCCCGCGCAACGACGGCGCGCCTGCCGCCAAGTAAGCGCGACGACGGCGGACGTTCACCGCCGCCGTCGCATCCGCACGCGATAACCGCGCCGTAGCCACGAGTGGCTGCGGCGCATTCAAGCATTAGAGGATTACCGATGAGCAATATTTCCGCACAACTGGTCAAGGAGCTGCGCGAGCGGTCCGGCGCCGGCATGATGGAATGCAAGAAGGCGCTGGTCGAGAACAACGGCGACATCGACGCCGCGATGGAATGGCTGCGCAAGTCCGGCCTGGCCAAGGCTGACAAGAAGGCCAGCCGCGTCGCCGCCGAAGGCCGCATCGTGGCCGCCCAGGCCGCCGGCAAGGCCGTGCTGGTCGAGATCAACTGCGAGACCGACTTCGTCGCCAAGGACGCCAGCTTCCTGAAGTTCAGCGACACCGTCGCCGACGTCGCGCTGAACTCCGGCGCCGCCGACGTCGACGCGCTGAAGGCTGCCGCCTATCCGGGCGCCAGCAACGTCGAGGAAGCCGCCAAGGCGCTGATCGCCACCATCGGCGAGAAGATCGACGTGCGCCGCATGGCCCGCGTCGAGAGCGACGGCGTGATCGGCAGCTACATCCACGGCGGCCGCATCGGCGTGCTGGTGGCGCTCAAGGGCGGCTCCGAGGAGCTGGCCAAGGGCATCGCGATGCACGTGGCGGCGATGAACCCGGCACACATCCGCGCCGAAGACGTGCCGGCCGAATTCCTGGCCAAGGAAAAAGAGATCGCGCTGAGCCTGATGTCCGACAAGGAAAAGGCCAAGCCGGCCGAGATCCTGGAGAAGATCATCGCCGGCAAGATCCACAAGATCGTGTCCGAAGTGACCCTGCTCGGCCAGCCCTACGTGCTGGACACCAACGTGACCGTGGCCGAGGCGCTGAAGAAGGAAGGCGCCGACGTCGTCTCGGTGGCCCGCCTGGCCGTCGGCGAAGGCATCGAGAAGGTGGAAGAGGATTTCGCCGCCGAAGTGATGAAGCAGGCCGGTCTGAGGTAATAACTGGCAAACCGGCCCGTGGCCGGACTGTTCAGAAAAGGCAGCGCTTCGAATCAAGGGCCGCGGGAAACCGCGGCCCTTTTCATTTCCGCGGTTGCCGGGAGCCTGGCGGCACGCACCCTCGTTTCTCACTCCTCGTCCCCGACCACTGCTCTCCGCTACAATGCGCCGGTTTGCCCCACACAATCCGGAGAATCCATGAGCGACCAGCCCAAGTACCGCCGCATCCTGCTCAAGCTCTCCGGTGAAGCACTGATGGGCGAGGCCGATTACGGCATCGACCCGAAGGTGATCGGCCGGCTCGCCGACGAGATCATCGAGGTGCAGAAGGCCGGCGTGCAGATCGGCATCGTGATCGGCGGCGGCAACATCTTCCGCGGCGCCGGCCTCGCCGCCGCCGGCATGGACCGGGTCACCGGCGATCACATGGGCATGCTGGCCACCGTGATGAACGCGCTGGCGATGCAGGACGCGATCGAGAAACGCGGCGGCTTCGCGCGCGTGACCAGCGCGATCCAGATCCACGACGTGGCCGAGGATTACATCCGCCGCCGCGCGATCCGCCACATCGAGAAGGGCCGCATCGTGCTGTTCGCCGCCGGCACCGGCAACCCGTTCTTCACCACCGATTCGGCCGCCGCGCTGCGTGCGGTGGAGATCGGCGCCGACCTGCTGCTGAAGGCGACCAAGGTCGACGGCGTGTACACCGCCGACCCGGCCAAGCACGCCGACGCCACCCGCTACGACCGGCTCGGCTACGACGACGTGATCGAGCGCAAGCTGGAGGTGATGGACACCGCCGCGATCGCGCTGTGCCGCGACCAGCAGATGCCGCTGCGCATCTACGACATGACCGCGCCGGGCAACCTGATGCGGATCATGCGCGGCGAGTCGATCGGCACCCTGGTCGACGGCGGCTGACCGCGCCGCAGCAAGCCCCGTTCCCTGCCGCTGCTATAATCGAACGTTGCCAGATTCACCGGGAAGCGCCACATGCTCAACGACATCAAGAACGACGCCCAGACCCGCATGGGCAAGAGCATCGAATCACTCAAGCACGACCTCACCCGCATCCGCACCGGCCGTGCCAGCACGGCGCTGGTGGACGGCATCAAGGTCGCCTACTACGGCTCGGACATGCCGCTGACCCAGGTCGCCTCGGTGTCGCTGTCCGACGCGCGCACGATCATCATCACGCCGTGGGAAAAGGCCATGGTGGCGCCGATCGAGAAGGCGCTGATGGCCTCCGACCTGGGCATCACGCCGACCACCGCCGGCACCGTGATCCGCCTGAACATGCCCGCGCTCACCGAGGAGCGCCGCAAGGAACTGGCCAGGCACGTCGGCCACGAGGGCGAGAACGCCAAGATCGCGATCCGCAACGTGCGCCGCGACGCCCTGCAGCAGGTCAAGGACCTGCTCAAGGAAAAGCTGATCACCGAGGACGACGACCGCCGCATCGACGACGAGATCCAGAAGCTCACCGATCGCGCAGTGAAGGACGTCGACGCCGTGGTCAAGGCGAAGGAAGAGGAGCTGATGGCGCTCTGAGCGCCGTCGTTTCCATCATGTCCGGCGCCGAAGCCGCCAAGGTTCCGCGCCACATCGCCATCGTGATGGACGGCAACGGCCGCTGGGCCAAGGCTCGTCACCGTCCGCGCAGCTTCGGCCACAACGCCGGCCGCAAGGCCGTGCGCGAAGTGATCGAGGCGTGCCTGCGCGAGGGCGTGCAGGCGCTGACCCTGTTCGCCTTCTCCAGCGAGAACTGGCAGCGCCCGCAGGAAGAAGTCGGCGCGCTGATGGGTCTGTTCGTGCGCGCGCTGGACAAGGAAGTGGACGAACTGCATGGCCACGGCGTGCGCCTGCGTTTCATCGGCGATCTGGCCGCGTTCGACGAGGCGTTGCGTGAGCGCATGCAGGCCGCGATGACCCGCACCGCCGGCAACGACAAGCTGCAGGTGAACATCGCGGTGAGCTACGGCGGCCGCTGGGACATCGTGCAGGCCAGCCGCCAGGCCGCCGCCGCGGTGGCGCGCGGCGAGCTGCGCGCGGACCAGATCGACGAGGCCCGGCTTGGCCAGTGGATGAGCCTGGCCGAACTGCCGCCGCTGGACCTGTTCATCCGTACCGGCGGCGAGTGCCGCATCAGCAACTTCCTGTTGTGGCAGGTCGCGTACGCCGAACTGTACTTTACCGATACCTTGTGGCCCGATTTCGACCAGGCCTGCCTGCGTCGGGCCATCGAAGACTATGCCCGCCGGGAGCGCCGTTACGGCCGCACCGGCGAGCAGGTCGCCACCACTTCCTGAGGATTTCCATGCTGCTTCAGCGCATTCTCACCGCCCTGGTGCTCGCGCCGCTGGCGATCCTGATCATCCTGCTGCCGCCGACCGGCATCTTCGCGACCATCGTTGCGCTGGCGTTCCTGGCCGCCTGGTGGGAATGGGCCGAGCTGAGCGGCCTGAACAGCCGCCCATGGCGCATCACCCTGCTCGTCGTGGCGGCGGCCGCGTTCGCCTTGCTGTGGCACGCCCATGCCACGCTGCTGACCCCGCTGCTGCTGGCGGCCGGCATAGCCTGGTGGCTGCTGGCCTGCCTGTGGCTGCGCCATTTCGCGTTCGCCGCGGCGCCGACCCGCGAGAACCTCGCGCTGAAGCTGCTCGCCGGCGCGTTCGTGATCTTCCCGACCTGGGTCGCCCTGGTCAGCATCCACGCCCGCGCGCCGCACGGCCACTGGTGGACCCTGCTCGCGCTGGTGATCGTGTGGGCGTCCGACATCGGCGCGTATTTCAGCGGCCGTACATTCGGCAAGCGCAAGCTGGCACCGCAGATCAGCCCCGGCAAAACCTGGGCCGGCGCGTACGGCGCGATGGTGGCCGGCGTGCTGGTCGCCGAGGCCGGCGGCTGGCTGCTCGGCGTGCGCGGCGCCGCGCTGCTGGCGCTGGCGCTGCTGGCCGCGATGACGGTGGCGGTGTCGATCGTCGGCGACCTGATCGAGAGCCTGATGAAGCGGCATGCCCAGGTGAAGGATTCGGGCACCATTTTCCCCGGCCATGGCGGCCTGATGGACCGGCTGGACAGCGTGTTCGCCGCGCTGCCGGTGTTCGCCGCCGGCCTGCTCTTGCTGGACATCTGAAGATGCGCAACATCGCCGTTCTCGGCGCCACCGGTTCGATCGGCGGCAATACGCTTGACGTCATCGCGCGTCACCCGGAGCGCTTTCGCGCCAGCGTGCTGACGGCGCATCGCCAGGTCGAGGCGCTGGCGGCCCTGTGCGTGCGGCATCGGCCGGACCTGGCGGTGATCGCCGACCCGGCGCTGGAAGCGGACCTGTCGCGCCGGCTGGCTGCCGCCGGCGTGCGCTGCGAAGTGGCCAGCGGCCACGCCGCACTGACCGCAGCCGCCGCCGGCAACCTGTGCGACACCGTGGTCGCCGCGATCGTCGGCGCCGCCGGGCTGGAATCCACGCTGGCCGCCGCGCGCGCCGGCAAGCGCCTGCTGCTGGCGAACAAGGAATCCATCGTGATGGCCGGCCCGCTGCTGCTGGAAGCGGTCGCCGCCGGTGGCGGCGCGCTGATCCCGGTCGATTCCGAACACAATGCGATCTTCCAGTGCCTGCCGGGCGGGCGCCCCGACCTGCGCCGCAGCGGCGTGCGCCGGCTGATCCTGACCGCTTCCGGCGGCCCGTTCCGCGGACGCACGCGCGCCGAGCTGGCCGACATCACGCCGGACCAGGCCTGCAAGCATCCGAACTGGGTGATGGGCCGCAAGATCTCGGTCGATTCGGCCACCCTGATGAACAAGGGACTGGAGGTGATCGAGGCGCACCACCTGTTCGGCGCGCCGGCCGCGGCGATCGACGTGGTGGTGCACCCGCAGAGCCTGGTGCACTCGATGGTCGAGTACGTCGACGGCTCGGTGCTGGCCCAGCTCGGCAACCCGGACATGCGCACCGCGATCGCGCACGCGCTGGCGTGGCCGGAGCGGGTCGAATCCGGCGTACCGTCGCTGGACCTGGCCGCCTGCGCTCCGCTGCAGTTCGAGCCGCCGGACCTGGTCACCTTCCGTTGCCTGGCGCTGGCGTTCCAGGCACTGCGTGCCGGCGGCGACGCCCCGGCCGTGCTGAACGCCGCCAACGAGGCGGCGGTGGAAGCGTTCCTGGCCGGCGCGCTGCCGTTCCTGTCGATCGCCGACGTGGTCGAGGCGGTGCTTGCGGAACTGCCGGCGCAAGCCGTGGTCGATGTTGAAACCCTTTGTGAACGCGACCGCACGGCCCGGGAGGCGGCTCGCCGCGTTCTGCGCAATGCTTGCTGATATTCTTGCTTCGATGACTTTTCGCCACGGTACTTGATGACTTCCTTCTTCGGCTCGGTGTTCTGGTTGCTGGTCACGCTCGGCGTGCTGGTGACCTTCCATGAATTCGGCCACTACTGGGTCGCGCGCCGTTGTGGGGTCAAGGTGCTGCGCTTCTCGGTCGGCTTCGGCAACGCGATCTGGAAACGCATCGGCCGCGACGGCACCGAGTACCAGATCGCCGCGATCCCGCTGGGCGGCTACGTCAAGATGCTGGACGCGCGCGAGGGCGAGGTCGACCCCGCGCTGCGCGAGCAGGAATTCACCGGCAAATCGGTGTGGAAGCGCATCGCCATCGTCGCCGCCGGGCCGGGTTTCAACCTGATCTTCACCATCGTCGCGTTCTGGCTGATGTTCATGCTGGGCCGCCCGGACGTGGCGCCGGTGGTGACCGCGGCGCCGCAGAGCCTCGCCGCCAGCGCCGGCATCCAGCCGGGCGACCGCATCCTCAGCATCGATGGCCGCACCGTCACCACCTGGACCGATTCGATGGACGTGGTGGCCAACGCCCTGCTCGGGCGCGCGCCGCTGCCGCTCACCGTGCGCGGCCAGGATGGGCGATCGCGCGAGCTGGTGCTGCCGCTGGACGAATTGCCGCCGGGCCAGGACGTGGGCCAGTACCTGGGCAAGCTCGGCCTGAAGCTGGCGCCGCCGCCGGCAATCGCCGCCACCGTGATGCCCGGCCAGCCGGCCGCGCTGGCCGGCATGCAGGGCGGCGACCGCATCGTCAGCGTCAACGGCCAGCCGGTGAGCGACTTCATCGCGTTCGGCAAGCTGGTGCAGGCCGAAGCCGTCAAGTCGCCCAGACTGGCGATCGGCATCGAACGCGCGGGCCGGCCGCAGCAGCTCGACGTCACCGCCAAGTGGGAATCGCTGGAAGGCCAGCCGCAGAAATGGGTGATGGGCGTCGGCGCCCCGCCGGCCGAAACGGCCACCGTGAGTTACGGCCCGGTCAAGGCGCTGGCCGCTTCGTTCGGCACCACATGGCGCAACACCACGCAGACCTTCAGCATGCTCGGCAAGATGCTGACCGGCGAGGCCTCGACCCGGAACCTGTCCGGCGTCATCGGCATCGCCGAAGTGGCGAACGCCTCGGCCAGCATGGGCCTGCCCTGGTTCCTGCAGTTCCTGGCGCTGGTGTCGCTGAGCCTGGCGATCCTCAACCTGCTGCCGATCCCGGTCCTGGATGGCGGACACCTGCTGTATTATCTTGTGGAGTTGATCAAGGGCAGCCCGGTCAGCGAGCAGGCGATGGTCGTGGGCCAGTACATCGGCCTGGCGTTGCTGTTCACCCTTATGGGGCTGGCGTTCTACAACGATATCCACCGCATGCTGCTGTCGTGATGCCGATGCCCGGCGACTGCAGCATGCCGACGACACGCCTGCCTGCGCCAGCCGCAGCATGGCGCGGCGGCGTGTCAACCCGTGCACTCCCCTGGTGGGGTGCGGATTCCCTTTCGAGGCAGGGCCTGTCCCTGCCTCATGCGTTGATCGGGGCGGCTGCGCTGGCCGCTCCATCGAAATAACCCAACGGAACCGACGATGAAGCGTATCGCCGCGCTGATTTTGCTTGCCTCCCTCTCCGCCAATGCGTTCGCGTTCGACCCGTTCGTGGTGACGGACATCCGCATCGACGGCCTCAGCCGGATTTCCGCCGGCACCGTGTACAACTACCTGCCGATCAACAAGGGCGACCAGTTGACCAACGACGGGGCCCAGCGGGCCATCCGCGCGCTGTACCGGACCAAGTTCTTCAGCGACGTCGAGTTCGACCGCGAAGGCAGCATCCTGGTGATCAAGGTGGTCGAACGGCCCTCGATCGCCAAGCTGACCCTGCGCGGCAACAAGGACATCAAGACCGACGACCTGAAGAAGGGCCTGAAGGAAATCGGCCTCACCGAAGGCGAGACCTTCGACCGCCTGGCGCTGGACAACGTGCAGCAGGAACTGATCCGGCAGTACTACAACCGCGGCAAGTACAACGTGTCGGTCGACCCGCACGTGACCCGGCTGGACCGCAACCGCGTCGCCGTCGAGATCGAGATCCGCGAAGGCAAGGCGGCCAAGATCAAGGAACTGAACATCCTCGGCAACCACGCGTTCACCGACAAGCAGATCCGCGACGGCTTCGAATCGGACACCACCAACTGGATGTCGTGGTATTCGAAGGACGACCAGTATTCGCGCGAGAAGCTCTCCGGCGACCTGGAGAAGCTGCAGTCCTACTACATGGATCGCGGCTACGCCGATTTCGGCGTCGACTCCACCCAGGTGGCCATTGCGCCGGACAAGCGCGCGATGTACATCGACGCCAGCATCAAGGAAGGCGAGATCTACAAGGTCGCCGACGTCAAGCTGCTCGGCGAGCTGATCCTGCCGGAGAAGACCATGCGCCAGCTGGTCTTCGTCAAGGCCGGCGAAACCTTCAACCGCGCCGCGGTCGAAGCCAGCAGCAAGGCGATCAAGGCGGTGCTGGCCAATATCGGCTACGCCTACGCCAAGGTCACCCCGATCCCGAAGCTGGACAAGGAAAAGCGCACGGTCGACCTGACCCTGTACGTCGAGCCCGGCCAGCGCGTATACGTGCGGCGGGTGGTGTTCCAGGGCAACACGCGCACCGAGGACGGCGTGCTGCGCCGCGAGATGCGCCAGCTCGAAGGCTCCTGGTACTCGCAGGCGGCGATCGACCGCTCCAAGGTCCGTCTGCAGCGGCTGGGCTATTTCAAGACGGTCGACATCGACAAGAAGCTGGTACCGGGCACCCAGGACAAGGTCGATGTCACGGTCAAGGTCGAGGAGCAGTCCGCCGGCAGCATGCAGTTCGGCATCGGCTATTCGCAGTACTCCGGCATCATCCTGAATGCCTCGGTGTCGCAGAACAACCTGTTCGGCAGCGGCGACAGCTTCTCGATCAGCGGTGAGCGCAGCACCTACTACACCCGCCTCGGCCTCAACTACTACAACCCCTACCTGACCGACAGCGGCATCGGCATCGGCTACAGCGCCTCGTACTCGAAGACCGACTACGGCAATACCGATTTCGCGAACTACGCCACCAGCGCGAAGAGTTTCTCCACCTACCTCGGCATCCCGATCAGCGAGACCGACGGCCTGCGCGTGGGCCTGGGCATCAGCAGCAACAAGGTCAACCTGTTCCCGGGCTACAGCCCGCTGGTGCTGATCGACTACCAGAACGAGATCGGCAACAAGACCATCCACACCTGGACCGGCACGCTGGGCTGGAACCACGACACCCGCAACGGCTACTGGGCGCCGACCCGCGGCGGCCTGCTCTCGGCCTCGACCGACGTCGCCCTGCCCGGCTCGACCGTGCAGTACTGGAAGCTCTCTACCGAGGCGAACCACTACTGGCCGATCGGCAAGGGTTTCGTGCTGTATCTGGATGGCCGGGTCGAATACGGCAAGACCTACGGCAAGAACGGCATCAGCGACGAGGCTTACGATCAACTGGCGGCGGCCAGCAAGGCCGACAACCCCAGCCAGAGCCACATCATCACCGACATGCGCCAGGACCTGCCGTTCTGGCAGAACTCCTACGCCGGCGGCGTGCGCGACGTGCGCGGCTTCCAGGACAACACGCTGGGGCCGCGGGTCTGCATCGACGGCAGCACTCCCAACGCGGGCGGCATGTGCAACAACGGCGCGTATTACGCGCAGCCCATCGGCGGCGCGTTCAAGGTGCTCGGCACCGCGCAGGTGTTCCTGCCGCTGCCGTTCCTGAAGGACGTCAACACCGCGCGCGTGTCCTGGTTCATGGACGTCGGCAACGTCTACAAGGATTACAAGAGCTTCGATGCTTCCGAGCTGCGCGCGTCCACCGGCATCTCGCTGCAGTGGCAGGCGCCGATCGGCCCGCTGATCATCAGCCTCGCCGTGCCATTCCGCTCGAAGGACGCGGACCGCCACTACGAGGAGCGCATCCAGTTCACCTTCGGCAGCCAGTTCTGACCTGATCCGGAGATCGGGGGACCGAAGAAAGCGCGGCCAGGCCGCGCTTTCTTTTGCCGGCCTGCTTTCGCCGGCTTGGCGCACTGCACGCCGCGGCGCCACCCCCTACAATGGCCGGCAGGTTCCGGAGTACGCATGAGCGCAATCAACTACACGGTGGCCGAACTGGCCGAGCGGTTCGGCCTCAGCTTCAGCGGCGATGGCGCGCGGGTCATCGACGGCGTCGGCACGCTGGCCGGCGCCGGCCCCAGCCAGCTGAGCTTCCTCTCCAACAGCAAGTACACCGCCCAACTGGCCGCCGCTCGCGCCGGCGTGATCGTGCTGCGCGAGGAAAACCTCGCCGACTGCCCGACGGCGGCGCTGATCGCGCGGGATCCGTACGTCGCCTATGCGCGCATCGCCGCGCTGTTCGAACGGATGCCGGCCGCACCGGCGGGCATCCACCCCAGCGCCGTGGTTGCCGCCGGGGCGCAGGTCAGCGCCAGCGCCAGCATCGGCCCCGGCTGCGTGATCGCCGACGGCGCGGTGATCGGCGACGGCGTCGTGCTCGGCCCGCACTGCATCATCGGCGAAGACTGCACGGTCGGCGCACAGTCGCGGCTGGTGGCGCGGGTCACCCTGGTCACCCGGGTCACGCTCGGCCAGCGCGTGCTGGTGCATCCCGGCGCGGTGATCGGCTCGGACGGCTTCGGCCTCGCCTTCGACAAGGACCATTGGATCAAGCTGCCGCAGCTCGGCGGCGTGCGCATCGGCGACGACTGCGAGATCGGCGCGAACACCACGATCGACCGCGGCGCGCTGGACGACACCGTGCTGGAAGAGGACGTGCGGCTGGACAACCAGATCCAGATCGCCCACAACGTGCACGTCGGCGCGCACACCGCGATGGCCGGCTGCGCGGCGGTGGCCGGCAGCGCGAAGATCGGCCGCTACTGCATGATCGGCGGCAACGCCGGCGTGCTCGGCCATCTCGAACTGGCCGACCGGGTTACCATTACCGCCAAGAGCCTGGTCACGCATTCGATCCGCGAGCCCGGCGAATATTCATCCGGCGTGCCGCTGCAGGACAACCGCCAGTGGCGGAAGAACGCGGCGCGCTTCAAGCATCTGGACGAGTACGCGCGCCGATTGTCGGCGCTGGAGAAGGACAGCAACAATGAGTGAGAAAAGCGACTTCATGGCACTGCCGATCAACGTGGAGCAGATCCAGGAACTGCTGCCGCACCGCTACCCGTTCCTGCTGGTGGACCGCGTGGTCGAGATCGTGCCCGACGCCAGCGTGGTCGCGTTGAAGAACGTGACCATCAACGAACCGTTCTTCCAGGGCCACTTCCCCGGCCACCCGGTGATGCCCGGCGTGCTGATCATCGAGGCGATGGCGCAGGCCGCCGGCCTGCTGACCCAGCTGAGCCGCCGCTTCAAGGGTGACAAGGGCAGCCCGCTGTTCTATCTGGTCAAGGTCGACAACGCGCGCTTCAGCGCACCGGTGGTTCCCGGCGACCAGTTGCGTTTCGAAGTCAGCCAGAAGCGCCTGGTGCGCGGCATGGGCCTGTTCGTGGCCCGCAGCCTGGTCGACGGCAAGGAAGTGGCCAGTTGTGAACTGATGTGCGCCGCGAGGGCCCACAAATGATCCATCCCACTGCGCTGATCGACCCTTCCGCCATCATCGGCGCCAACGTCAGCGTCGGCGCGTACAGCGTGATCGGCGCCGAGGTCGAAATCGGCGACGGCACGCAGATCGGTCCGCATGTGGTGATCGAAGGGCCCACGAAGATCGGCCGCGACAACCGCATCACCCAGTTCGCCTCGCTGGGCGGCGCGCCACAGGACAAGAAATGGCAGGGCGAACGCACCGAACTGGTGATCGGCGACCGCAACCTGATCCGCGAATTCACCACCATCAACCGCGGCACCGGCCATGGCGGCGGCATCACCCGCATCGGCGACGACAACTGGGTGCTTGCCTACGTGCACGTGGCGCACGACTGCCAGATCGGCAACAACGTGGTGTTCTCCAACTACTCGGCGCTGGCCGGGCACGTCACCATCGGCGACTGGACGATCCTGTCCGGCTATTCGGGCGTGCACCAGTTCTGCAAGGTCGGCGCGCACGCGTTCATCGGCATGGGCTGCCTGGTCGGCCACGACGTGCCACCGTTCGTGATGATGGCGAACGAGCAGCAGGGCCGTCCGCGCGGCATCAACAGCGAGGGCCTGAAGCGCCGCGGCTTCGACGCCACGCGCATCGCCGCGATCAAGCGCGCCTACCGCACGCTGTACATGGCCGGCCTGCCGCTGCCCGAGGCGCGCGAGAAGCTGGTCGAGCAGGCACGCGAAAGCGACGACGTGCGCGCCATGCTGGAATTCATCGACCACAGCGAGCGTGCGCTTGCCCGATAAGCGTGAAACGCTTATCGGGAAATCAAACACGCGCTCTTGCCCTCATTTGGACGTAAAGCCGGAGGCGTTGACATGCAAACCAGCGAAGCCTCCCCCCTGATCGCCATCCTCGCCGGCGAAGACTC includes the following:
- the rseP gene encoding RIP metalloprotease RseP, which encodes MTSFFGSVFWLLVTLGVLVTFHEFGHYWVARRCGVKVLRFSVGFGNAIWKRIGRDGTEYQIAAIPLGGYVKMLDAREGEVDPALREQEFTGKSVWKRIAIVAAGPGFNLIFTIVAFWLMFMLGRPDVAPVVTAAPQSLAASAGIQPGDRILSIDGRTVTTWTDSMDVVANALLGRAPLPLTVRGQDGRSRELVLPLDELPPGQDVGQYLGKLGLKLAPPPAIAATVMPGQPAALAGMQGGDRIVSVNGQPVSDFIAFGKLVQAEAVKSPRLAIGIERAGRPQQLDVTAKWESLEGQPQKWVMGVGAPPAETATVSYGPVKALAASFGTTWRNTTQTFSMLGKMLTGEASTRNLSGVIGIAEVANASASMGLPWFLQFLALVSLSLAILNLLPIPVLDGGHLLYYLVELIKGSPVSEQAMVVGQYIGLALLFTLMGLAFYNDIHRMLLS
- the fabZ gene encoding 3-hydroxyacyl-ACP dehydratase FabZ, with the protein product MSEKSDFMALPINVEQIQELLPHRYPFLLVDRVVEIVPDASVVALKNVTINEPFFQGHFPGHPVMPGVLIIEAMAQAAGLLTQLSRRFKGDKGSPLFYLVKVDNARFSAPVVPGDQLRFEVSQKRLVRGMGLFVARSLVDGKEVASCELMCAARAHK
- the lpxD gene encoding UDP-3-O-(3-hydroxymyristoyl)glucosamine N-acyltransferase, coding for MSAINYTVAELAERFGLSFSGDGARVIDGVGTLAGAGPSQLSFLSNSKYTAQLAAARAGVIVLREENLADCPTAALIARDPYVAYARIAALFERMPAAPAGIHPSAVVAAGAQVSASASIGPGCVIADGAVIGDGVVLGPHCIIGEDCTVGAQSRLVARVTLVTRVTLGQRVLVHPGAVIGSDGFGLAFDKDHWIKLPQLGGVRIGDDCEIGANTTIDRGALDDTVLEEDVRLDNQIQIAHNVHVGAHTAMAGCAAVAGSAKIGRYCMIGGNAGVLGHLELADRVTITAKSLVTHSIREPGEYSSGVPLQDNRQWRKNAARFKHLDEYARRLSALEKDSNNE
- the bamA gene encoding outer membrane protein assembly factor BamA; this encodes MKRIAALILLASLSANAFAFDPFVVTDIRIDGLSRISAGTVYNYLPINKGDQLTNDGAQRAIRALYRTKFFSDVEFDREGSILVIKVVERPSIAKLTLRGNKDIKTDDLKKGLKEIGLTEGETFDRLALDNVQQELIRQYYNRGKYNVSVDPHVTRLDRNRVAVEIEIREGKAAKIKELNILGNHAFTDKQIRDGFESDTTNWMSWYSKDDQYSREKLSGDLEKLQSYYMDRGYADFGVDSTQVAIAPDKRAMYIDASIKEGEIYKVADVKLLGELILPEKTMRQLVFVKAGETFNRAAVEASSKAIKAVLANIGYAYAKVTPIPKLDKEKRTVDLTLYVEPGQRVYVRRVVFQGNTRTEDGVLRREMRQLEGSWYSQAAIDRSKVRLQRLGYFKTVDIDKKLVPGTQDKVDVTVKVEEQSAGSMQFGIGYSQYSGIILNASVSQNNLFGSGDSFSISGERSTYYTRLGLNYYNPYLTDSGIGIGYSASYSKTDYGNTDFANYATSAKSFSTYLGIPISETDGLRVGLGISSNKVNLFPGYSPLVLIDYQNEIGNKTIHTWTGTLGWNHDTRNGYWAPTRGGLLSASTDVALPGSTVQYWKLSTEANHYWPIGKGFVLYLDGRVEYGKTYGKNGISDEAYDQLAAASKADNPSQSHIITDMRQDLPFWQNSYAGGVRDVRGFQDNTLGPRVCIDGSTPNAGGMCNNGAYYAQPIGGAFKVLGTAQVFLPLPFLKDVNTARVSWFMDVGNVYKDYKSFDASELRASTGISLQWQAPIGPLIISLAVPFRSKDADRHYEERIQFTFGSQF
- the lpxA gene encoding acyl-ACP--UDP-N-acetylglucosamine O-acyltransferase, with amino-acid sequence MIHPTALIDPSAIIGANVSVGAYSVIGAEVEIGDGTQIGPHVVIEGPTKIGRDNRITQFASLGGAPQDKKWQGERTELVIGDRNLIREFTTINRGTGHGGGITRIGDDNWVLAYVHVAHDCQIGNNVVFSNYSALAGHVTIGDWTILSGYSGVHQFCKVGAHAFIGMGCLVGHDVPPFVMMANEQQGRPRGINSEGLKRRGFDATRIAAIKRAYRTLYMAGLPLPEAREKLVEQARESDDVRAMLEFIDHSERALAR